In Vitis vinifera cultivar Pinot Noir 40024 chromosome 17, ASM3070453v1, one genomic interval encodes:
- the LOC100261478 gene encoding putative pentatricopeptide repeat-containing protein At5g09950, whose product MLRSTGVSQFWAKTTSSPLKTTSFRLIFTNSTHDEDLYATLLRRFAETRDSQHGRALHAKLIKGPLHNSLFLNNHILNMYAKCGHLPHAHKLFDHFPHRNAVSWSVLIAGFVQHNRPSCALVLFSQMHAAGVNINEFTLVSALHACSLYDNDSDNNEGYYYSYYLSRLYQVYAFVVRLGFEWNVFLMNVFMTALIRSRKLAEALEVFEACRGKDVVSWNAVMAGLVQFCCGEVPGFWRRMCCEGVKPDNFAFSGVLSGLAALGDGGMGVQVHGQLVKCGHGGEVCIGNSLVDMYLKCGSLENGIKAFEEMVERDVCTWNQMAAGCLNCGKPGRALELIEEMRRSGVRMNKFTLATALTACANLASLEEGKKAHGLRIKLGNDVDVCVDNALLDMYAKCGSMGDALKVFGTVEARSVVSWTTMIMGFAQNGQARKALEIFEQMRAEGKAPNYITFICVLYACSQGGLINEGWEYFLSMDRDHGISPGEDHYACMVDMLGRAGHIKEARELIRRMPFQASVLVWQTLLGACRVHGDVETGLLAAKQALSLDKHDSSTYVVLSNMFADGRNWKGVGSLRELMETRDVKKMPGSSWIQLNKR is encoded by the coding sequence ATGCTTCGCTCAACTGGTGTCTCCCAATTCTGggccaaaacgacgtcgtccCCACTGAAAACGACGTCGTTCAGGCTCATCTTCACCAACTCCACCCATGACGAAGATCTCTACGCCACTTTGCTCCGCAGATTCGCCGAAACCAGAGACTCCCAGCATGGCCGGGCACTCCACGCCAAGCTCATCAAAGGGCCTCTTCACAATTCTCTCTTCCTCAACAACCACATCCTCAACATGTACGCCAAATGCGGTCACTTGCCCCATGCGCACAAGCTGTTCGATCATTTTCCGCACAGAAATGCTGTGTCGTGGTCCGTCCTCATTGCGGGCTTTGTCCAGCACAACCGGCCCAGCTGCGCGCTGGTGCTATTCTCACAAATGCACGCTGCTGGAGTCAATATCAACGAGTTTACCTTGGTCAGCGCACTACACGCATGCTCATTGTATGATAATGATAGTGATAATAATGAAGGATATTACTATTCTTACTATCTGAGTCGTTTGTATCAAGTGTACGCCTTTGTTGTTCGGTTGGGATTTGAGTGGAATGTATTCTTGATGAACGTGTTTATGACAGCATTGATAAGAAGTAGGAAGTTGGCGGAGGCGTTGGAAGTTTTTGAGGCGTGTAGGGGCAAGGATGTTGTGTCGTGGAACGCAGTGATGGCGGGGTTGGTGCAGTTTTGTTGTGGGGAAGTGCCAGGGTTTTGGAGGAGGATGTGCTGTGAGGGAGTGAAGCCTGATAACTTCGCCTTTTCAGGAGTTCTTTCTGGGTTGGCTGCTCTTGGTGATGGTGGAATGGGGGTGCAAGTGCATGGACAGCTTGTGAAGTGTGGGCATGGAGGCGAGGTTTGCATTGGGAATTCGCTGGTTGATATGTATTTGAAGTGTGGAAGTTTGGAGAATGGCATCAAGGCTTTTGAGGAAATGGTGGAGCGCGATGTCTGTACTTGGAATCAGATGGCTGCAGGGTGCCTGAACTGTGGGAAACCGGGTAGAGCGCTTGAGTTGATTGAGGAAATGAGGAGAAGCGGTGTGAGAATGAACAAGTTCACCCTTGCCACTGCCCTTACTGCCTGTGCCAACTTGGCTTCCTTGGAGGAGGGGAAGAAAGCCCATGGATTAAGAATTAAGCTCGGGAATGATGTTGATGTCTGCGTGGATAATGCCTTGCTTGACATGTATGCCAAGTGTGGATCCATGGGTGATGCCCTGAAGGTCTTTGGGACAGTGGAGGCTCGTTCAGTTGTTTCATGGACAACCATGATCATGGGGTTTGCGCAAAATGGCCAAGCAAGGAAAGCACTTGAGATTTTTGAACAGATGAGAGCTGAGGGCAAAGCACCAAACTACATCACCTTCATTTGCGTGCTCTACGCATGTAGCCAAGGAGGGTTGATTAATGAAGGGTGGGAATATTTCTTGTCCATGGACCGGGACCATGGAATATCACCTGGAGAAGATCACTATGCATGTATGGTTGATATGCTTGGGCGAGCAGGACACATTAAAGAAGCACGTGAGCTAATAAGGAGGATGCCATTTCAGGCTAGTGTGCTAGTGTGGCAGACTCTGCTAGGAGCTTGCCGGGTTCATGGCGATGTGGAAACAGGATTACTTGCAGCAAAGCAGGCGTTGAGCTTGGACAAACACGATTCTTCAACTTATGTGgtattatcaaacatgtttgcTGACGGACGGAATTGGAAAGGTGTTGGTAGTTTGAGGGAACTGATGGAAACTAGAGATGTAAAGAAAATGCCCGGTTCAAGTTGGATTCAGCTAAACAAAAGGTAA